A stretch of DNA from Nitrospira sp.:
CGACGACATAGATATGCTGCTTCATGCCTTTCCAGGTCTCTGCCTCCCGCGTATATTCGCCGTCCTTCAGCTGCTGAAATTGCGTGAGATGATGGGCAGCGTGGGCCATGAGCAATCCCATCACCGTGTCCTTCGGCAGATTCGGATTGGCACTGCTGAGGAAGGTGGCAATTTCAGCTGCATTGGCGGTCAACGCCTTCACGGCCGCATCCTGCTGGCTGGCCGATCCGGCGACAGTGGCATCCAAATGTTCCCGAATCCCCTGATAGTGGCCGGCCAATAGTGTAAAGAGTTGATCCGCCGCCGCCTTGCCATAAAACGGTTCGATCGACCGAGCAATCTGCTGGGCATTCGCCACCACATCGGCTTCAGCCGCACTCCGCGCAGCGGTATTTTTATCCATCGTCGCGACAGCCACATTCCGGATGGACAGGATATGCCCCAACCAGAGATCGCGAAGCGCCGCTTTCGTCTCCGCTACCTTGGCCTGGTGGCCTGCTGCTTGAGAGGCCGCAGGCGCCGGGGCATCCGTCGTATGGGCACAGGCCACGGTGGCCAGACTGAGCATGAGCACGGAACAGGCATGAATCACCTTACGCATGTCTTCTCTCCTTGAAAAATAGTGAGGGTGCGCTGAATCGGCCGACATTGGCCGTAGCACTGGTAGGCAAGGATAGAGAACGGGAGCGGCCCTGTAAGTTAGCGCGATAACAGTGGAGGAAGAATGAGGCGGTTAAAAGCCGGAATCCGTGAGACGGGCAGAAGGTTGGGCCGTGGAACCCAGGAACCGGTCGAGTTCGGCCCGACGGAGGAGCAACCCGTCTTTCCGCGCATAAGTGATCAGTCCCTGCTCGCGCAGCTGGTTCAGGAGGGTCGATACCACCTCCCGGCGCGCGCCGATCATCTGAGCCAGATCGTCCTGCCGGAAATAGTGCGTGAGACGAATCCACTCGCCGTCCGCTTCGCCGAATTCGTCGGCCAACCGGCCCAGCGTGCGCACCAAGCGCTCCATCGTGCTATTAAACGAGAGGGTCTGAATCTGATCATAGGCCGCCGACAGCTGTTGGGCGACATTGGACAAAAAGAGGAGGAACGCCGGACGGTTGCTTTGCAAATGGGCGATGAATTCATCGAAACTCAGTTCGACGATCTCACTGTCTTCCATCGCAAAGGCCTGCTCGCGGCGCTCGCCGGTGCAATGGCAGAGTTCACCGAACACTTCGCCGGTCTGGTGCAAACGCAAGATCAACTCACGCCCGTCCTCGGTGAGGGATGTCAGCTTCACGAATCCCCGACGCAGATAGAACACGCTCTGCGCCGGATCACCCGGCCCATAGATGCGACTTCCCTTGGACACATGCTGCCCCGGGCGGTTCATCAATTGCTCACAGAGCTTGCCGCGGAAACACCCGGACAACGCGATGCAGTGCCGGTGTTCGATCATATTCATGGAGGTATGAATCATGGGATCCTCACTGGGGGGCATTGTACTGGGATCACCACGCATCTGACCAGCCCCCTCCAAAACATCCCTCCACGTTTCGGCCATCGCTTCTCACACTGCCACGAGTGGTTTGGCTCCATCACACGCGTCCAACCCGCCACGACTATGTATCCGGAAGTGCTGCTGCGCGACGGCGACATTCGCAACCTCGTGGCCTACCTTGCCGTGCGTCGAGAAACGGTCCGATGATGGCAGGAACCGCGCTACCGTGACCGCCACGGGTCCGTGGCATTGGGCAACGTGGACAGATCGAGTTCCAGTTTGACCTGGCCATCGTCAGTCTCGGCCCCCGCGGTGAACGCCCCATACGAAATCACATTGAGATCGGCATGACCGTCTTTCACCGCAATCGTTCGTACATGTTGCGGAAAGGTCGGGTGCAGGTAGAACTGCACGGTCCCAGTTAAGGGATTGGCATGGTTCGTCGATGTGACGCGAAGATGGACCGCCATGAGTTGGGAGTCGCCATCTATGGGAGAAAGCGTCGCGTCCAGCTTTCGGTTGTTTGCCTCGGACAGACCTCCGAACGTTCCCTTCCAGGGATCACCCAACGCATCTCCAGCGCCTTTCAGAGAATCGGCATCCGCATGAACAGGTGCATTCACTGTGCGACCAGGCGCCACGGTTTCGGCAGCAGCCGTCGCAACCCGAGCTGCGTGTTCGGCCTGCTGAGACACCTCTTGGGTCTCCTTCACGACG
This window harbors:
- a CDS encoding Crp/Fnr family transcriptional regulator — translated: MIHTSMNMIEHRHCIALSGCFRGKLCEQLMNRPGQHVSKGSRIYGPGDPAQSVFYLRRGFVKLTSLTEDGRELILRLHQTGEVFGELCHCTGERREQAFAMEDSEIVELSFDEFIAHLQSNRPAFLLFLSNVAQQLSAAYDQIQTLSFNSTMERLVRTLGRLADEFGEADGEWIRLTHYFRQDDLAQMIGARREVVSTLLNQLREQGLITYARKDGLLLRRAELDRFLGSTAQPSARLTDSGF